The following are encoded in a window of Lynx canadensis isolate LIC74 chromosome B1, mLynCan4.pri.v2, whole genome shotgun sequence genomic DNA:
- the HNRNPDL gene encoding heterogeneous nuclear ribonucleoprotein D-like isoform X2: MEVPPRLSHVPPPLFPSAPATLASRSLSHWRPRAPRQLAPLLPSLAPSSARQGARRAQRHVTAQQPSRLAGGAAIKGGRRRRPDLFRRHFKSSSIQRSAAAAAATRTARQHPPADSSATMEDMNEYSNIEEFAEGSKINASKNQQDDGKMFIGGLSWDTSKKDLTEYLSRFGEVVDCTIKTDPVTGRSRGFGFVLFKDAASVDKVLELKEHKLDGKLIDPKRAKALKGKEPPKKVFVGGLSPDTSEEQIKEYFGAFGEIENIELPMDTKTNERRGFCFITYTDEEPVKKLLESRYHQIGSGKCEIKVAQPKEVYRQQQQQQKGGRGAAAGGRGGTRGRGRGQQSTYGKASRGGGNHQNNYQPY; the protein is encoded by the exons ATGGAGGTCCCGCCCCGGCTCTCCCATGTGCCGCCGCCATTGTTCCCCTCTGCTCCCGCTACTTTAGCCTCCCGCAGCCTTTCCCATTGGCGGCCGCGGGCGCCTCGGCAGCTCGCCCCGCTCCTCCCTTCGCTCGCTCCCAGCTCCGCCCGGCAGGGGGCGCGCCGGGCCCAGCGCCACGTCACCGCCCAGCAGCCCTCCCGATTGGCGGGAGGGGCGGCTATAAAGGGAGGGCGCAGGCGGCGCCCGGATCTCTTCCGCCGCCATTTTAAATCCAGCTCCATACAACGctccgccgccgctgctgccgcgACCCGGACTGCGCGCCAGCATCCCCCGGCCGACAGCTCCGCCACCATGGAGGACATGAACGAGTACAGCAACATAGAGGAATTCGCAGAGGGATCCAAGATCAACGCGAGCAAGAATCAGCAGGATGACGG TAAAATGTTTATTGGAGGCTTGAGCTGGGATACAAGCAAGAAAGATCTGACTGAATATTTGTCTCGATTTGGGGAAGTTGTAGACTGTACAATAAAAACAGATCCAGTGACTGGAAGATCAAGAGGATTTGGATTTGTGCTTTTCAAAGATGCTGCTAGTGTTGATAAG GTTTTGGAACTGAAAGAACACAAACTGGATGGCAAATTGATAGACCCCAAAAGGGCCAAAGCTTTAAAAGGGAAAGAACCTCCCAAAAAGGTTTTTGTGGGTGGATTGAGCCCAGATACTTCTgaagaacaaattaaagaatattttggagCCTTTGGAGAG ATTGAAAATATTGAACTTCCCatggatacaaaaacaaatgaaagaagaggattTTGCTTTATTACATACACAGATGAAGAGCCAGTAAAGAAATTGTTAGAAAGCAGATATCATCAAATTGGTTCTGGGAAG tGTGAAATCAAAGTTGCACAACCCAAAGAGGTCTATaggcagcaacagcaacaacaaaaaggaggaagaggtgcTGCAGCTGGTGGACGAGGTGGTACTAGGGGTCGTGGACGAG GCCAACAGAGCACTTACGGCAAGGCGTCTCGAGGGGGTGGCAATCACCAAAACAATTACCAGCCATACTAA
- the HNRNPDL gene encoding heterogeneous nuclear ribonucleoprotein D-like isoform X1 — protein sequence MEVPPRLSHVPPPLFPSAPATLASRSLSHWRPRAPRQLAPLLPSLAPSSARQGARRAQRHVTAQQPSRLAGGAAIKGGRRRRPDLFRRHFKSSSIQRSAAAAAATRTARQHPPADSSATMEDMNEYSNIEEFAEGSKINASKNQQDDGKMFIGGLSWDTSKKDLTEYLSRFGEVVDCTIKTDPVTGRSRGFGFVLFKDAASVDKVLELKEHKLDGKLIDPKRAKALKGKEPPKKVFVGGLSPDTSEEQIKEYFGAFGEIENIELPMDTKTNERRGFCFITYTDEEPVKKLLESRYHQIGSGKCEIKVAQPKEVYRQQQQQQKGGRGAAAGGRGGTRGRGRGQGQNWNQGFNNYYDQGYGNYNSAYGGDQNYSGYGGYDYTGYNYGNYGYGQGYADYSGQQSTYGKASRGGGNHQNNYQPY from the exons ATGGAGGTCCCGCCCCGGCTCTCCCATGTGCCGCCGCCATTGTTCCCCTCTGCTCCCGCTACTTTAGCCTCCCGCAGCCTTTCCCATTGGCGGCCGCGGGCGCCTCGGCAGCTCGCCCCGCTCCTCCCTTCGCTCGCTCCCAGCTCCGCCCGGCAGGGGGCGCGCCGGGCCCAGCGCCACGTCACCGCCCAGCAGCCCTCCCGATTGGCGGGAGGGGCGGCTATAAAGGGAGGGCGCAGGCGGCGCCCGGATCTCTTCCGCCGCCATTTTAAATCCAGCTCCATACAACGctccgccgccgctgctgccgcgACCCGGACTGCGCGCCAGCATCCCCCGGCCGACAGCTCCGCCACCATGGAGGACATGAACGAGTACAGCAACATAGAGGAATTCGCAGAGGGATCCAAGATCAACGCGAGCAAGAATCAGCAGGATGACGG TAAAATGTTTATTGGAGGCTTGAGCTGGGATACAAGCAAGAAAGATCTGACTGAATATTTGTCTCGATTTGGGGAAGTTGTAGACTGTACAATAAAAACAGATCCAGTGACTGGAAGATCAAGAGGATTTGGATTTGTGCTTTTCAAAGATGCTGCTAGTGTTGATAAG GTTTTGGAACTGAAAGAACACAAACTGGATGGCAAATTGATAGACCCCAAAAGGGCCAAAGCTTTAAAAGGGAAAGAACCTCCCAAAAAGGTTTTTGTGGGTGGATTGAGCCCAGATACTTCTgaagaacaaattaaagaatattttggagCCTTTGGAGAG ATTGAAAATATTGAACTTCCCatggatacaaaaacaaatgaaagaagaggattTTGCTTTATTACATACACAGATGAAGAGCCAGTAAAGAAATTGTTAGAAAGCAGATATCATCAAATTGGTTCTGGGAAG tGTGAAATCAAAGTTGCACAACCCAAAGAGGTCTATaggcagcaacagcaacaacaaaaaggaggaagaggtgcTGCAGCTGGTGGACGAGGTGGTACTAGGGGTCGTGGACGAG GTCAGGGCCAAAACTGGAACCAAGGATTTAATAACTATTATGATCAAGGATATGGAAATTACAATAGTGCCTATGGTGGTGATCAAAACTATAGTGGCTATGGCGGCTATGATTATACTGGGTATAACTATGGGAACTATGGATATGGACAGGGATATGCAGACTACAGTG GCCAACAGAGCACTTACGGCAAGGCGTCTCGAGGGGGTGGCAATCACCAAAACAATTACCAGCCATACTAA